A single region of the Oenococcus kitaharae DSM 17330 genome encodes:
- a CDS encoding GNAT family N-acetyltransferase: MTENAIKQEHGRYFIENSDGKTIAELLYSEIAGKNAISIDSIRVDPDYRGHGLASRILKQAVSDAAAAGKRVKPVCPYAKAAFLKNPEYAKLTFKA; the protein is encoded by the coding sequence ATGACAGAAAATGCAATTAAGCAGGAACATGGCCGCTATTTCATTGAAAATTCGGATGGCAAAACAATAGCCGAGCTGTTATACAGCGAAATCGCTGGAAAGAATGCGATCAGTATCGACAGTATTCGAGTAGATCCCGACTATCGCGGGCACGGCTTAGCGAGCAGAATACTCAAACAGGCAGTAAGCGATGCTGCTGCTGCAGGAAAACGCGTCAAGCCTGTTTGTCCCTATGCTAAAGCAGCATTTTTAAAAAATCCCGAATACGCCAAACTTACTTTTAAAGCATAA
- the radA gene encoding DNA repair protein RadA — translation MAKQKTQFVCSNCGYTSAGYLGRCPNCGQWNTLVEEKIVPDTVVNRKARISLDGRVAKPQRISEISGNETPRVQTGMQELNRVLGGGIVPGSLVLIGGDPGIGKSTLMLQVSGQLTETGGSVLYVSGEESANQIKLRADRLGVGSDDFVVYPETDMQQIESVIQQMEPDFLVIDSVQTMQEPDLQSPIGSVAQVREVTADLMQIAKTNGITIFIVGHVTKDGAIAGPKILEHMVDTVLYFEGDANYKYRILRTVKNRFGSTNELGIFEMRDRGLREVSNPSEIFLEERLAGATGSSITASMEGTRPILVEVQALVAPTVFGNAQRVTTGVDRNRVAQILAVLEKHANLLLQNQDAHVRITGGVKIDEPAADLAIALAVASSYHEKATSPSDVFLGEVGLGGEVRSISLIEDRLKETAKLGFKRAIISKNNLPGTILPEGLQVIGVATLEEALKIGLGLQRYTRQDNLN, via the coding sequence TTGGCAAAACAAAAAACACAATTTGTCTGTTCTAACTGTGGATATACGAGTGCCGGTTATTTAGGACGCTGCCCGAATTGTGGTCAGTGGAATACGTTAGTCGAAGAAAAAATTGTGCCGGATACCGTTGTTAACCGCAAGGCTAGAATCAGTCTTGATGGCCGCGTGGCCAAGCCGCAACGTATATCGGAAATTTCCGGCAACGAAACACCGCGTGTTCAGACCGGCATGCAGGAATTAAATCGTGTCCTAGGCGGTGGTATTGTACCGGGCAGCCTGGTTCTAATCGGTGGGGATCCTGGCATTGGCAAATCTACCTTGATGCTGCAGGTATCCGGCCAGCTGACCGAGACCGGTGGCAGTGTTCTCTATGTTTCTGGTGAAGAATCGGCCAACCAGATTAAACTGCGAGCTGATCGGCTGGGTGTTGGTTCTGACGATTTTGTTGTCTATCCGGAGACAGATATGCAGCAGATCGAATCTGTGATTCAGCAGATGGAGCCTGATTTTTTGGTGATTGACTCTGTTCAAACAATGCAGGAACCCGATTTGCAGTCTCCAATCGGATCTGTTGCCCAAGTTCGTGAAGTGACGGCTGATCTGATGCAGATTGCCAAGACGAACGGAATTACGATTTTTATTGTTGGCCATGTGACAAAAGACGGTGCAATTGCCGGGCCGAAGATTTTGGAACATATGGTGGATACGGTTCTTTATTTTGAAGGGGATGCCAATTACAAATACCGTATTTTAAGAACGGTCAAGAATCGTTTTGGGTCAACCAACGAATTAGGTATTTTTGAGATGCGTGATCGCGGCCTGCGCGAAGTATCTAATCCTTCAGAAATTTTTCTAGAAGAACGCTTGGCCGGCGCGACAGGGTCCTCAATCACGGCCAGTATGGAAGGCACGCGACCGATTTTAGTTGAAGTACAAGCTTTGGTCGCGCCGACTGTCTTTGGTAATGCACAGCGTGTCACGACTGGTGTTGATCGTAATCGTGTCGCTCAAATCCTGGCTGTTTTGGAAAAACACGCTAATCTGCTGCTGCAGAACCAAGATGCCCACGTGCGGATTACAGGCGGCGTCAAAATTGATGAACCGGCGGCTGATTTGGCAATTGCACTAGCCGTGGCGAGTTCTTATCATGAAAAAGCGACCAGCCCTTCGGATGTCTTTTTAGGTGAAGTCGGCTTGGGTGGTGAAGTCCGCTCGATTTCATTGATTGAAGATCGTCTCAAAGAGACAGCCAAGCTGGGTTTTAAGCGTGCGATTATTTCCAAAAATAATCTTCCGGGAACGATTCTGCCTGAGGGTCTGCAAGTGATTGGTGTCGCGACGCTGGAAGAAGCGCTGAAAATCGGGCTGGGCTTGCAGCGTTATACGAGGCAGGACAATTTGAACTGA
- a CDS encoding DNA-3-methyladenine glycosylase I, translating to MTVLSTQSLKADDGKRRCQWLTNYKVWDDMTVYHDNEWGRPSHNYRYLFELLCLETYQAGLSWEIVLKKRAAFQRAFFNFDIQKVAELTSIDSLMADSGLIRNRLKLQATINNARAVLNTQKQYGSFDNYLWHFTDGQIIDHHITDPVQIPAQNDLSQLVAKQMKKDAFKFTGPVTIYSYLQGAGVINDHEAVCAFNPNRQLD from the coding sequence GTGACGGTTTTATCGACACAATCTTTAAAAGCCGATGATGGCAAACGGCGTTGTCAATGGCTGACAAACTATAAAGTTTGGGACGATATGACTGTTTATCATGATAATGAGTGGGGCCGTCCTAGCCATAATTACCGTTATTTATTCGAGCTGCTTTGTTTGGAGACTTATCAGGCTGGTTTGAGCTGGGAAATTGTTTTGAAAAAACGCGCTGCATTTCAACGTGCTTTTTTTAATTTTGATATTCAAAAGGTCGCCGAATTAACCTCAATCGATTCTTTGATGGCTGACAGCGGCCTGATTCGCAACCGCCTAAAACTACAGGCGACAATTAACAATGCGCGTGCCGTTTTAAACACGCAGAAGCAGTATGGCTCTTTTGATAACTATCTTTGGCATTTTACCGATGGTCAGATAATTGACCACCACATTACCGATCCTGTCCAGATTCCGGCACAAAATGATTTATCGCAGTTGGTAGCCAAACAGATGAAAAAAGATGCCTTCAAGTTTACCGGCCCGGTGACAATATACTCTTATCTGCAAGGCGCCGGCGTTATCAATGATCATGAAGCTGTTTGTGCTTTCAACCCGAATCGGCAATTAGACTAA
- the pgmB gene encoding beta-phosphoglucomutase — MAVFSDIKGMTFDLDGVITDTASFHEKAWHQTANEVGTVWTQALADQLKGLSRMDSLALILKAGHHEDDYTQAEKVSLAEKKNRYYQQLITKLTADDLLPGIGAFLNELRSAGYRMSIASASKNAVTILKQLQITDYFQGIVDPASLSAGKPDPEIFIKAGELLALPPMALIGLEDAAAGVQSIKAAGQTALGIGLAAKKAEPDLYFDRTQDITLAAIHDKMN, encoded by the coding sequence ATGGCAGTTTTTTCTGATATCAAAGGAATGACTTTTGATTTGGATGGCGTCATCACAGATACGGCCAGTTTTCACGAGAAGGCTTGGCACCAGACAGCTAATGAAGTTGGTACTGTTTGGACACAAGCTTTGGCTGATCAGCTTAAGGGTCTATCGAGAATGGATTCTTTGGCTTTAATCTTAAAAGCTGGTCATCATGAAGACGACTATACACAGGCCGAGAAAGTATCATTGGCTGAGAAAAAGAATCGTTACTATCAGCAACTGATTACAAAATTAACCGCCGATGATTTGCTGCCGGGCATTGGGGCTTTTTTAAATGAATTGAGGTCGGCCGGATACCGAATGAGTATTGCCAGTGCTTCTAAAAATGCAGTCACTATTCTCAAACAACTGCAGATCACGGATTATTTTCAAGGCATTGTCGATCCAGCTAGTCTTAGTGCCGGCAAACCCGATCCGGAGATTTTTATCAAGGCTGGAGAATTGCTTGCGCTTCCGCCAATGGCTCTGATTGGGTTGGAGGATGCGGCCGCTGGTGTCCAGTCGATTAAAGCGGCTGGTCAAACGGCTTTAGGCATTGGTTTAGCAGCTAAAAAAGCTGAACCGGACTTATATTTTGACCGAACTCAAGACATT
- a CDS encoding AI-2E family transporter has translation MDDFIQFLKRKNVKLYLTLALLILVIYFLRAFMGIVLLTTIFAYLAIKSSLYFKKRFQVPYLLAVVSLYILILGLLAAAISYAAPLLVDQLKVIPQMVSKAIINHPLLNRSINRLVNRFIHSSEMVSNSRNVVVTGFREAGHVGRGLTHFVLAVFLSFVYSISRPRILSFGKEFLKSPYHEFFGNVHFLARKFVLILGKIIETQLLICTINTFLMTIGLFFLRMPDLLLLAIIVFLLGLIPVAGVLISVIPLTVIAFASGGLIRVAEVIVLVIVIHMFESYFLHPRLMADRTDLPVFIAFITLIVMSKLIGDWGLIVGLPIVSFFLDIFGIHSSEKSRKPKNNG, from the coding sequence ATGGATGATTTTATCCAATTTTTAAAACGGAAGAATGTCAAGCTCTATCTGACACTAGCACTTTTAATTCTTGTGATTTACTTTTTACGTGCTTTCATGGGGATTGTTCTATTGACAACAATTTTCGCTTATTTAGCCATTAAATCCAGCTTGTATTTTAAAAAACGCTTTCAAGTTCCTTATCTGCTTGCCGTGGTGTCCTTGTACATATTGATCTTGGGATTATTGGCGGCAGCTATTTCTTACGCTGCGCCTTTGCTAGTCGACCAGCTTAAGGTCATTCCACAAATGGTTTCCAAAGCGATCATTAACCACCCGCTTTTAAATCGCAGTATTAACCGATTAGTGAATCGCTTCATTCATAGTAGCGAGATGGTGTCCAATAGCCGGAACGTCGTGGTAACGGGTTTTCGTGAAGCCGGCCATGTCGGCCGCGGATTGACACATTTTGTGCTGGCTGTTTTTCTTAGCTTTGTTTACAGCATTTCCCGCCCACGGATTCTTTCATTCGGCAAAGAATTTTTGAAATCGCCTTATCACGAATTTTTCGGAAATGTGCATTTTCTGGCACGCAAATTTGTGTTGATCTTAGGCAAAATTATCGAAACGCAGCTGCTGATCTGTACGATTAATACTTTTTTAATGACTATCGGTCTTTTCTTTTTGAGAATGCCTGACTTGCTCCTGCTGGCAATTATCGTCTTTCTTCTTGGCCTGATACCCGTTGCAGGCGTTTTAATTTCTGTCATTCCACTGACAGTGATTGCTTTTGCTTCTGGCGGCCTTATTCGTGTTGCCGAAGTGATTGTGCTGGTTATCGTGATTCACATGTTCGAATCATATTTTCTGCATCCACGCCTTATGGCCGACCGGACGGATTTACCTGTCTTCATTGCTTTTATTACCTTAATCGTGATGAGCAAGCTAATTGGTGATTGGGGACTGATTGTGGGATTACCGATTGTCTCCTTTTTCTTGGATATTTTTGGTATTCACAGCTCTGAAAAAAGCCGCAAGCCGAAAAATAATGGTTGA
- a CDS encoding deoxyuridine 5'-triphosphate nucleotidohydrolase (catalyzes the formation of dUMP from dUTP) → MTKERGFEIVTKYEQAGIQLPKRATAHAAGYDIQAAADMLIPADGTIKLVPTGLKAYMQTNEVLYLINRSSGPYKRGLVLPNSVGVIDADYYNNEKNEGEIFVQIQSISGQNVQIKKGDRIVQAIFMPFLTVDDDRAAGLRQGGFGSTGE, encoded by the coding sequence ATGACAAAAGAACGCGGATTTGAAATTGTTACAAAATACGAGCAGGCAGGTATTCAATTACCAAAAAGAGCCACTGCTCATGCCGCTGGCTATGATATCCAAGCAGCTGCTGATATGCTGATCCCGGCAGACGGCACAATCAAATTGGTTCCAACCGGTTTGAAGGCTTATATGCAGACGAACGAAGTCCTGTATTTGATCAATCGTTCTTCAGGACCGTATAAGCGCGGCCTGGTGCTGCCTAATTCAGTCGGTGTGATTGATGCTGACTACTATAATAATGAAAAAAATGAGGGCGAGATCTTTGTGCAGATACAGTCAATCTCTGGCCAAAATGTTCAGATTAAAAAAGGCGACCGGATCGTGCAGGCAATCTTCATGCCCTTTTTGACTGTGGACGATGATCGTGCAGCCGGCCTCCGTCAAGGCGGATTTGGTTCGACAGGGGAGTAA